The Lactobacillus sp. CBA3605 genome contains a region encoding:
- a CDS encoding RNA-binding S4 domain-containing protein has product MRLDKFLKVSRIIKRRSVAKEIADKGRIQINGKVGKSSSNVNVDDTLIIGFGNKTLTVKITQLLETTKKNDAELMYDIISEDYKTDFRQPFSD; this is encoded by the coding sequence ATGCGTTTAGATAAATTTTTAAAGGTTTCACGGATTATTAAACGACGGTCGGTCGCAAAAGAAATTGCGGATAAAGGTCGTATTCAAATTAATGGTAAAGTTGGCAAATCATCGTCGAATGTTAATGTTGACGATACGTTGATTATTGGCTTTGGGAATAAGACATTAACGGTCAAAATTACGCAACTGCTAGAAACAACTAAGAAAAATGATGCTGAATTAATGTATGACATTATTAGCGAAGACTATAAGACGGATTTTCGGCAACCTTTTAGCGATTAA
- a CDS encoding polysaccharide biosynthesis protein — MPKDHLNTMFRGALILSVSSLVAKILSAVYRIPFQNMVGNTGFYVYQQIYPIYGIGMTFALTGFPTFISKLVAEQPDEASKSLITRRAFQILSGLSLVLFLGLQLGSNWLAVRMGDGLLAPIIRSVAWMFLFMPWLATGRGYYQGKFLMGPTAVSQLIEQFVRVGVIIMAAYFGLHRGWNDYHMGTWAMSSAAIAAFCSSLIFLSFGLRQLLAPAPVATRPLSSYRVLTKRFIVEGGTLCLVAAVVILLQLIDSFSVMRGLVRQGQPIEVAKGIKGIYDRGQPLVQLGLVIATSFSATLLPALTAALAKRQFIEFKRHTRAMVHVSLALSMAATVGLVALMPQINHLLFGSIAGTTALRVYVVSILFAALITTYTSVLQSLDQYTAMIIGIIGGLATKIGLNYLMVVHFGINGASLTTVASLAVMFGIMWLGSPEDLRQVLVESGYLIKLLAVSGLMGIVVLLTSHEVRALVGPAMANNRGIAGLITLAGVVVGVVVFVAGAVGARLFTIREWLVLPYGKKLIKLVAQGKEHHS; from the coding sequence ATGCCAAAAGATCATTTGAATACCATGTTTCGGGGCGCGTTAATCTTATCGGTGTCATCGTTAGTCGCCAAGATTTTAAGCGCAGTTTACCGGATTCCATTTCAAAACATGGTTGGTAATACTGGTTTTTATGTGTATCAGCAGATTTATCCGATTTATGGCATCGGGATGACCTTTGCGTTAACGGGATTTCCAACTTTTATTTCAAAATTGGTTGCCGAACAACCGGATGAAGCGAGTAAGTCGTTAATCACGCGCCGGGCTTTTCAAATTTTAAGTGGCTTATCGTTAGTCTTGTTCTTGGGCCTGCAACTGGGATCAAATTGGTTAGCCGTGCGGATGGGCGATGGGCTATTGGCCCCGATTATTCGTTCAGTAGCTTGGATGTTTCTCTTCATGCCGTGGTTAGCGACCGGGCGCGGCTACTATCAAGGTAAATTCTTGATGGGACCGACGGCGGTCTCACAGTTGATTGAACAGTTTGTGCGTGTGGGTGTTATTATTATGGCGGCTTATTTTGGCCTCCATCGTGGTTGGAATGATTATCACATGGGGACTTGGGCCATGAGCTCGGCTGCCATTGCCGCATTTTGTTCATCGTTGATTTTTCTAAGCTTCGGATTGCGGCAATTATTAGCGCCGGCCCCCGTGGCTACCCGGCCGTTATCAAGTTACCGGGTATTGACGAAACGATTCATAGTCGAAGGTGGGACGCTTTGTCTGGTAGCGGCAGTCGTTATTTTGTTACAATTAATTGATTCTTTCTCCGTTATGCGGGGCTTGGTGCGCCAAGGACAACCCATTGAGGTTGCCAAGGGGATTAAGGGGATTTATGATCGCGGCCAACCCCTAGTTCAATTAGGCTTAGTGATTGCGACATCGTTTTCAGCGACTTTACTGCCAGCTTTAACTGCTGCGTTAGCCAAACGACAATTTATTGAATTCAAGCGGCATACCCGTGCCATGGTGCATGTCAGCTTGGCATTATCGATGGCAGCAACGGTGGGCTTAGTGGCATTAATGCCGCAAATCAATCATTTGTTATTTGGATCAATCGCTGGGACTACGGCGTTAAGAGTCTATGTCGTCAGCATTTTATTTGCGGCGCTCATTACGACTTATACAAGTGTCTTACAAAGCCTGGATCAATATACGGCGATGATTATTGGGATTATTGGTGGTTTAGCGACGAAGATTGGCTTGAATTATCTCATGGTCGTTCATTTTGGGATTAACGGCGCCAGTTTGACAACGGTTGCCAGCTTAGCGGTGATGTTTGGTATTATGTGGTTAGGCTCACCGGAAGACTTGCGCCAGGTGTTGGTGGAAAGCGGTTATCTCATTAAATTACTCGCTGTGAGTGGCTTGATGGGTATCGTAGTCTTGTTAACTAGCCATGAGGTACGGGCATTGGTCGGTCCAGCGATGGCGAATAATCGTGGGATTGCGGGGCTGATTACGCTAGCTGGGGTTGTGGTTGGTGTTGTGGTCTTTGTGGCTGGCGCAGTGGGTGCTCGCCTCTTCACTATTCGCGAATGGCTCGTACTCCCTTATGGCAAAAAATTGATTAAATTAGTCGCACAAGGAAAGGAACATCATTCATGA
- a CDS encoding S1 domain-containing RNA-binding protein, translating into MAIEVGTKVTGKVSGITNFGAFVNLGNNQTGLVHISEVSDGFVKDIHDVLSVGDDVTVKVLSVGNDGKIGLSIRKAVDHPQGEADHHDHNNSHQSNNHGRSDHSEHQSNGGNRRDRPNNFHSRGGNGGGRFQSRQHEPKKQDFDSLMSGFLKDSEDRLSTLKRNTEGKRGGRGGRRS; encoded by the coding sequence ATGGCAATTGAAGTAGGTACGAAAGTCACTGGTAAAGTATCAGGAATCACCAATTTTGGTGCATTCGTGAACTTGGGAAACAATCAAACGGGGCTGGTGCATATCAGTGAAGTTTCTGATGGATTCGTTAAAGACATCCACGATGTTTTGAGTGTTGGCGATGACGTGACCGTCAAAGTGTTATCAGTTGGTAATGATGGCAAGATTGGTCTGTCAATTCGTAAGGCTGTTGATCATCCTCAGGGTGAAGCCGACCATCATGACCATAATAATAGTCATCAAAGCAATAATCACGGTCGTTCTGACCACAGTGAACACCAAAGTAATGGTGGCAATCGACGTGATCGGCCCAATAACTTTCATAGTCGTGGCGGTAACGGTGGTGGTCGTTTCCAATCACGGCAACATGAACCCAAGAAGCAAGACTTTGATTCATTAATGTCTGGTTTCTTAAAAGATAGCGAAGACCGCTTATCAACCTTAAAGCGTAATACTGAAGGTAAACGTGGCGGTCGTGGTGGCCGGCGTAGCTAA
- a CDS encoding L-lactate dehydrogenase: MSSMPNHQKVVLVGDGAVGSSYAFAMAQQGIAEEFVIVDVAKDRTKGDALDLEDAQAFTAPKKIYSGEYSDCQDADLVVITAGAPQKPGESRLDLVNKNLNILSSIVKPVVDSGFDGIFLVAANPVDILTYATWKLSGFPKHRVIGSGTSLDSSRLRVALGKQFNVDPRSVDAYIMGEHGDSEFAAYSTATIGTRPVKTIAKEQGVSDADLAALEDGVRNKAYDIINLKGATFYGIGTALMRISKAILRDENAVLPVGAYMDGQYGLNDIYIGTPAIIGGTGLKQIIESPLSADELAKMQASAATLKKVLTDGLATLENN; encoded by the coding sequence TTGTCAAGCATGCCAAATCATCAAAAAGTTGTGCTAGTCGGTGACGGCGCAGTTGGTTCCAGCTACGCTTTTGCGATGGCCCAACAAGGAATTGCTGAAGAATTTGTAATTGTCGATGTCGCTAAAGATCGTACTAAAGGGGATGCCCTTGACCTTGAAGACGCCCAAGCTTTCACCGCTCCCAAGAAGATTTATTCTGGTGAATACTCAGATTGTCAAGACGCTGATTTAGTTGTCATTACCGCTGGCGCACCACAAAAGCCCGGTGAATCACGATTAGACTTAGTTAACAAGAATCTAAACATTCTATCTTCAATTGTTAAACCAGTCGTTGACTCCGGTTTTGACGGTATCTTTTTAGTTGCCGCTAACCCAGTTGACATTTTGACTTATGCAACTTGGAAATTATCTGGTTTTCCAAAGCACCGGGTAATTGGTTCTGGAACTTCCTTAGACTCCTCCCGTTTGCGAGTTGCTCTAGGCAAACAATTCAATGTTGACCCCCGGTCCGTCGATGCCTATATCATGGGCGAACATGGCGATTCAGAATTTGCTGCTTACTCAACTGCCACTATCGGGACTCGACCAGTTAAAACGATTGCTAAAGAACAAGGCGTATCCGACGCTGACTTAGCCGCTTTAGAAGATGGTGTTCGTAACAAAGCTTACGATATCATCAACTTAAAGGGCGCAACGTTCTATGGTATTGGGACCGCCTTAATGCGGATTTCTAAAGCCATCTTACGTGATGAAAATGCAGTTCTACCTGTTGGCGCCTACATGGACGGCCAATATGGCTTGAACGACATTTATATTGGGACCCCAGCCATCATTGGTGGGACTGGTTTGAAACAAATCATTGAATCCCCATTATCAGCTGACGAATTAGCTAAAATGCAAGCTTCTGCCGCTACTTTGAAAAAAGTTTTGACAGATGGCCTAGCAACACTTGAAAACAACTAA
- a CDS encoding septum formation initiator family protein produces the protein MTNGSRSKVKKLNNDFSRQVATNKLSYEQRRSQVRRRRFVVIVAVFGALVLFFGYQLINTRASLHQVNRQVATSQVKLKHAQAKHAAYSTQIKQLNNKDYLQKLLRSKYDYTKSGETVYSLPNDNAADVTAN, from the coding sequence ATGACGAATGGGTCACGGAGTAAGGTCAAAAAGTTAAATAATGATTTTTCACGTCAGGTTGCGACGAATAAGCTGAGCTATGAGCAGCGTCGCAGTCAGGTTCGCCGGCGTCGATTTGTTGTGATTGTGGCTGTTTTTGGGGCATTAGTATTATTTTTTGGTTACCAACTGATCAATACTCGTGCGAGCTTACATCAGGTCAATCGCCAGGTTGCGACTAGTCAAGTCAAGTTGAAGCACGCTCAAGCGAAACATGCGGCGTATAGTACGCAGATTAAGCAACTCAATAATAAAGATTACTTACAAAAATTATTGCGTTCGAAATACGATTATACGAAGAGCGGCGAGACGGTTTATAGCTTACCAAATGACAATGCGGCGGACGTAACTGCTAATTAG
- the mfd gene encoding transcription-repair coupling factor yields MDIEAIVEQTPDFQTILAGLSPASRQLVTGLNGSARTVYISALFHQLTHSVLIVTDNLFHASQTVDDLTSLLADEQVYLFPAEEMLASELATSSPEYRAQRVQALAALLSPKPVIVVTSVSGARRFLPPVQTFKTAALTLTVGHDLDLEQLQVQLHDMGYIKEKLVARPGDFAVRGSIVDIYPLDADYPLRLDLFDTEIDTLKYFDPETQRSVDNLETFTVLPATDFILTQAMMTAGADRLTAALAVENKRLDAVDQQTLTDNLAQPLADMRKGLIGNDLLLYGVYLYGSKTSIFDYTPAAGVVIFDEYSRILDSEQQLLQTEADWITDQLAHHRVLSTANYGNDMRDLLKSDHHAQVLMSLFQKGIGNVRLSQVTPVRTRPMQEFFGQLPTLKIELDRWHKLKQTVVLMVSEAERLTKVSNTLDDFEIEATMTKAENLQPGVVQIVQGTLQNGFEFPDGHLVIVTEQEMFKKVPKKRPRRQTLANAERLKSYTDLKPGDYVVHVNHGIGQYVGMQTLEVDGVHQDYITIAYQNNAKIFIPVTQLNLVQKYVSSEAKTPRVNKLGGTEWSKAKRKVAAKIEDIADELVELYAQREAEVGYAFQPDDSYQDDFENDFPYPETPDQLRSIAEIKHDMERPKPMDRLLVGDVGYGKTEVALRAAFKAIEAGKQVAFLVPTTILAQQHYETMLNRFEGYPVNVGMLSRFRTGKEMKATIKQLKDGELDIVVGTHRLLSKDVNFADLGLLIVDEEQRFGVKHKERLKALKSNVDVLTLTATPIPRTLHMSMLGVRDLSVMETPPTNRYPIQTYVMEQNYGVIKEGIEREMQRNGQVFYLHNRVHDIDKVVAQIKDLVPDAAVAHIDGQMPESQLEGILYDFIRGEYDVLVTTTIIETGVDIPNVNTLFVENADHMGLSQLYQLRGRIGRSSRVAYSYFTYQQNKVLTEVGEKRLQAIKDFTELGSGFKIAMRDLSIRGAGNLLGKQQHGFIDSVGYDLYTQMLSEAVAKKRGQTVKAKTDATIELGIEAYLPTTYIEDERQKIEIYKRIRQLENNDQYLEVQADLIDRFGDYPTEVAGLLAVGKLKMLADDALIEKIQRVDNDLQLTLSQVGTTKLDTKDIFKALAKTKLRATVGIDDDKMKVKLVIQPKMQVADWLEQLTLFVQQLGTVLLTPVTEPSK; encoded by the coding sequence ATGGATATTGAAGCAATTGTTGAGCAGACCCCGGATTTTCAAACGATTTTAGCTGGATTAAGTCCAGCTAGTCGCCAGTTAGTGACCGGTCTGAATGGATCAGCACGAACCGTCTATATCAGTGCGTTGTTCCATCAACTCACGCATTCGGTATTAATTGTGACGGATAATCTCTTTCATGCCAGCCAGACGGTGGATGATTTAACTAGTTTATTGGCGGATGAGCAAGTCTATTTGTTTCCAGCCGAAGAGATGCTGGCTTCTGAGTTAGCGACCAGCTCGCCGGAGTATCGGGCTCAGCGGGTGCAAGCGTTAGCTGCCTTGTTAAGTCCGAAACCGGTGATTGTCGTGACCTCGGTTTCAGGTGCGCGGCGATTTTTACCACCCGTACAAACCTTTAAAACAGCTGCATTAACTTTGACAGTGGGGCATGATTTAGATTTAGAACAGCTCCAAGTCCAGTTACACGATATGGGCTATATTAAGGAAAAATTGGTCGCTCGGCCAGGCGATTTCGCGGTGCGAGGATCTATTGTTGATATCTATCCGTTGGATGCTGATTATCCGTTGCGGTTAGATTTATTTGATACTGAAATTGATACATTAAAATACTTTGATCCAGAGACCCAACGATCAGTAGATAATTTGGAGACGTTTACCGTGTTACCGGCGACTGATTTCATTTTGACGCAAGCCATGATGACCGCCGGGGCTGACCGCTTAACGGCGGCATTAGCAGTGGAAAATAAACGATTAGATGCGGTGGATCAACAAACTTTGACAGATAACTTGGCTCAACCGTTAGCTGATATGCGCAAGGGATTGATTGGTAATGATTTATTACTGTATGGGGTGTACCTCTATGGGAGTAAAACGAGTATTTTTGACTATACCCCAGCTGCGGGTGTCGTTATTTTTGATGAATATTCACGGATTTTAGATAGTGAGCAACAGTTATTACAAACTGAAGCTGATTGGATTACGGACCAACTCGCGCATCATCGGGTCTTATCTACGGCTAATTATGGCAACGATATGCGTGACTTACTGAAAAGTGATCATCATGCGCAAGTCTTAATGTCGCTATTTCAAAAAGGTATTGGGAATGTGCGACTGTCACAAGTCACCCCCGTGCGAACCCGACCGATGCAAGAATTCTTTGGTCAGTTACCTACTTTGAAAATTGAATTAGACCGGTGGCATAAGCTCAAACAAACGGTTGTTTTAATGGTGTCAGAAGCTGAGCGATTGACTAAGGTCAGCAATACATTAGATGATTTTGAGATTGAAGCAACTATGACAAAGGCAGAGAATCTACAGCCCGGCGTCGTTCAAATTGTTCAAGGCACTTTACAAAATGGGTTTGAATTCCCTGATGGTCACTTGGTGATTGTGACCGAACAAGAGATGTTTAAGAAAGTTCCTAAAAAACGCCCCCGGCGACAAACGTTAGCCAATGCTGAACGGCTGAAAAGTTATACGGATTTAAAACCCGGTGACTATGTGGTTCATGTGAACCATGGGATTGGCCAGTATGTGGGGATGCAGACGCTGGAAGTCGATGGTGTCCATCAAGATTACATTACGATTGCGTATCAGAATAATGCGAAGATTTTTATTCCGGTGACTCAGCTGAATCTCGTTCAAAAGTATGTGTCTTCTGAAGCTAAAACGCCCCGGGTGAATAAGTTAGGTGGGACGGAATGGAGTAAGGCCAAACGTAAGGTTGCGGCTAAGATTGAAGATATTGCGGATGAACTAGTGGAACTCTACGCCCAACGAGAAGCCGAAGTCGGGTATGCTTTCCAGCCAGATGATAGTTACCAGGATGATTTTGAAAATGATTTTCCATACCCGGAAACGCCGGATCAACTCCGGAGTATCGCTGAAATTAAGCATGACATGGAGCGGCCCAAACCAATGGATCGGTTGTTAGTTGGGGATGTCGGGTATGGGAAGACAGAAGTCGCTTTGCGAGCAGCTTTTAAAGCTATCGAAGCCGGAAAACAGGTCGCTTTCTTAGTGCCAACGACAATTTTAGCGCAACAACACTACGAGACGATGTTGAATCGGTTTGAAGGCTATCCAGTGAATGTGGGAATGTTATCACGCTTTCGGACGGGCAAAGAAATGAAAGCTACGATTAAGCAATTAAAAGACGGTGAACTGGATATCGTAGTCGGTACCCATCGTTTATTGTCAAAAGATGTGAACTTTGCTGACTTGGGTTTGCTGATTGTCGATGAAGAACAGCGTTTTGGGGTGAAACACAAGGAACGGCTCAAAGCATTGAAATCGAATGTGGATGTTTTGACCTTAACCGCGACCCCGATTCCACGGACGTTGCATATGTCAATGTTGGGTGTTCGTGACTTATCGGTAATGGAGACTCCGCCGACGAACCGTTATCCGATTCAGACCTACGTCATGGAACAAAATTATGGCGTCATCAAAGAAGGCATTGAACGTGAAATGCAACGCAATGGGCAAGTCTTTTACTTACACAATCGGGTGCATGATATTGATAAGGTGGTTGCACAGATTAAGGATTTGGTCCCGGATGCAGCGGTCGCCCATATTGATGGCCAAATGCCAGAGTCACAATTAGAAGGCATTTTATATGACTTTATTCGAGGGGAATATGATGTCTTAGTGACCACAACGATTATTGAAACTGGCGTCGATATTCCGAATGTGAACACGTTATTTGTCGAAAATGCGGATCATATGGGCCTATCACAACTGTATCAATTACGTGGTCGGATTGGACGGAGTAGTCGGGTCGCCTATTCATACTTTACCTATCAACAGAACAAGGTGTTGACTGAAGTCGGGGAGAAACGGTTACAAGCGATTAAGGATTTCACTGAATTAGGGTCAGGTTTCAAAATTGCGATGCGTGATTTGTCCATTCGTGGGGCCGGTAACTTACTGGGTAAGCAGCAACATGGTTTTATTGATTCTGTCGGGTATGATTTATATACGCAGATGTTGTCAGAGGCAGTGGCAAAGAAACGTGGTCAAACGGTCAAGGCCAAGACGGATGCAACGATTGAATTAGGCATTGAGGCTTATTTACCAACAACTTATATTGAAGATGAACGCCAAAAAATTGAAATTTATAAACGGATTCGGCAGTTGGAAAATAATGATCAATATTTGGAAGTTCAAGCTGATTTGATTGATCGGTTTGGCGACTATCCTACTGAGGTCGCGGGTTTGTTGGCGGTTGGCAAGTTGAAAATGCTGGCTGATGACGCCTTGATTGAAAAGATTCAACGGGTCGATAACGATTTACAATTGACGTTATCACAGGTTGGAACCACGAAACTAGATACTAAAGATATCTTTAAAGCCTTAGCAAAAACCAAATTACGAGCGACAGTCGGGATTGATGATGATAAAATGAAGGTTAAATTAGTCATTCAGCCTAAAATGCAAGTGGCCGACTGGTTGGAACAGTTAACGTTGTTTGTCCAGCAATTAGGGACCGTGTTACTGACCCCGGTCACCGAACCAAGCAAGTAA
- a CDS encoding L,D-transpeptidase/peptidoglycan binding protein, giving the protein MTYKRGLIIAGSLVSLLVVGYLATSLIWQHQQTFLANTQVAGVNVSGKTAAQAAPKVNAALEHRTYHIVENQKKVYTFTSKTAGMTINTKSELKELIAKQNYWRWPLALMQAAQAADTTSLGALNVTKTTLHTLATKITAQANQTKRTQTENAKLVYKNNQVAIQKEVQGTEISTPKLKQVLTKALRTGQTKINLKTAYVTPTVTSTSKTLKTAQTETQKYASETITYNINGHKFTVPHDLILSWLKVDHDGTVTIDQAAVLTYVKQLNEKYHTYHTTRTFKSTKRGTVKISGGFYGWTIKTEAEAKALAKQVLAGKDFTRSPLINGSGYNTDQTDIGNTYIEVDKVNQHMWVYVDGKIKVSTDVVTGKPGKHATTTGIWDVWSKQKNATLKGDNDDGSSYSQPVTYWMPFDDTGEGIHDSSWQTKYGGTWYKTNGSHGCVNTPPSVMAKVYAAVPVGTPVVVF; this is encoded by the coding sequence ATGACATACAAACGTGGACTAATTATTGCTGGCAGTCTCGTCAGCTTGTTAGTCGTCGGGTACTTGGCAACAAGTTTGATCTGGCAACACCAACAAACTTTCTTAGCCAATACCCAAGTGGCCGGCGTCAACGTCAGTGGCAAAACCGCTGCGCAAGCCGCACCAAAAGTTAATGCGGCCCTTGAGCACCGCACTTATCATATCGTTGAAAATCAGAAAAAAGTTTATACCTTTACTAGCAAAACCGCTGGGATGACCATCAACACCAAGTCAGAACTGAAAGAATTAATCGCCAAACAAAATTATTGGCGCTGGCCATTAGCCTTAATGCAAGCTGCACAAGCGGCGGATACAACCAGTTTAGGCGCTTTAAACGTGACTAAAACGACACTACACACGCTCGCCACTAAAATTACGGCGCAAGCCAATCAAACGAAGCGGACCCAAACTGAGAACGCTAAGTTAGTTTATAAAAATAACCAAGTCGCCATTCAAAAAGAAGTTCAAGGGACCGAAATTAGTACCCCAAAACTAAAACAAGTCCTGACTAAGGCATTGCGTACGGGACAAACAAAGATTAATTTAAAAACGGCTTACGTTACTCCAACCGTTACTAGCACGAGCAAAACGCTAAAAACGGCACAAACAGAAACGCAAAAATACGCAAGTGAAACCATCACTTATAACATCAATGGTCACAAGTTTACGGTGCCACACGACTTAATCTTAAGCTGGCTAAAAGTTGATCATGACGGCACTGTCACAATTGATCAAGCAGCCGTACTCACATATGTTAAGCAACTTAACGAAAAGTACCATACTTACCATACCACGCGAACTTTTAAGAGCACTAAGCGGGGAACGGTCAAGATTAGTGGTGGCTTCTATGGTTGGACCATTAAAACTGAGGCTGAAGCCAAAGCCTTAGCCAAGCAAGTCTTAGCGGGCAAAGACTTTACCCGCTCACCACTCATCAATGGTTCTGGCTATAACACTGATCAAACTGATATTGGTAACACGTATATCGAAGTTGATAAAGTCAACCAACATATGTGGGTCTATGTTGATGGCAAGATCAAAGTTTCGACGGACGTTGTCACCGGGAAACCTGGTAAACATGCCACAACTACTGGGATTTGGGATGTTTGGAGCAAACAAAAAAATGCCACGCTCAAAGGTGACAATGATGATGGCTCTAGCTATTCACAACCGGTCACTTACTGGATGCCATTCGATGATACCGGTGAAGGGATTCATGATTCTTCTTGGCAAACTAAGTATGGCGGCACTTGGTATAAAACCAATGGCTCTCACGGTTGTGTGAACACACCACCCAGTGTCATGGCTAAAGTTTATGCGGCGGTTCCAGTTGGCACCCCCGTTGTCGTTTTCTAA
- the tilS gene encoding tRNA lysidine(34) synthetase TilS: protein MTLIQQFNRQLAQKNLLTPAATVVVAVSTGVDSMVLLTLLQQIPRHQRPQLIVAHVNHHLRAQSVTEADFITTYCQQRQLALKLADWPMAAHPAHGIEAAARQFRYDFFTQVMRATGAKTVLTAHHANDQVETYLMKLARGGDLAQLVGIQATRPLGEGHLVRPLLDWSKQALRDYATTQRVPYFEDATNTDVQLTRNRVRHRVVPELTAVNSALLTHVASYEKQLQTLLAAQAQMVAVLLPTVLTTTQQLRLPALQQLPSQWQLVVLKAWLEQQAAVRLSSTKLQPYYQWLKNPQQPTGTVQLSATVTLVKAGNLAEVRPLKKRDKKLMPSEKIMVDLDQWQKITDWQTAGVFQQAPNPTAQPFRLQATDWPLTFRRWQSDDRLALKGHGHQSVRRILIDQKVPVAQRSTAMVLVTAQGTVLWLVGHKFSYRAPDVGHQTVFLALKHTELKGVHLKR from the coding sequence ATGACCTTAATTCAACAATTTAATCGTCAGTTGGCACAAAAAAACCTATTGACGCCAGCAGCAACGGTTGTGGTGGCGGTCTCGACTGGCGTTGATTCGATGGTCTTATTGACGTTATTACAACAAATTCCACGGCACCAACGACCACAACTTATCGTGGCCCATGTTAACCATCATTTGCGGGCCCAAAGTGTCACAGAGGCCGACTTTATCACCACATATTGTCAGCAACGGCAATTAGCCTTAAAACTTGCGGATTGGCCCATGGCAGCGCACCCCGCTCATGGTATTGAAGCCGCCGCTCGTCAATTTAGGTATGATTTTTTTACCCAAGTGATGCGGGCAACTGGTGCAAAAACGGTGTTAACCGCCCACCATGCTAATGATCAGGTGGAAACATATTTGATGAAGCTGGCCCGGGGCGGAGACTTAGCACAGTTAGTGGGGATTCAAGCAACCCGGCCTTTGGGTGAGGGGCACTTGGTACGGCCACTATTAGATTGGTCGAAACAAGCATTGCGTGATTATGCGACAACCCAGCGAGTGCCTTATTTTGAAGATGCTACGAATACGGATGTTCAGCTCACCCGCAATCGCGTCCGCCACCGTGTTGTGCCAGAACTAACGGCGGTTAATTCGGCGTTACTGACGCATGTGGCTAGCTACGAAAAGCAGTTGCAAACGCTTTTAGCAGCGCAAGCTCAGATGGTAGCAGTTTTATTGCCAACGGTATTAACTACCACCCAACAATTACGGCTACCAGCGTTACAACAACTCCCCAGTCAATGGCAGTTAGTGGTTTTAAAAGCTTGGCTCGAGCAACAAGCGGCAGTCCGATTGAGTTCAACGAAACTGCAGCCCTATTATCAGTGGCTAAAAAATCCACAGCAACCGACTGGCACAGTCCAGCTAAGCGCCACCGTTACATTGGTCAAAGCCGGTAATCTGGCTGAGGTCCGGCCCTTAAAAAAAAGGGATAAAAAGTTAATGCCCTCTGAAAAAATTATGGTAGACTTAGACCAATGGCAGAAAATTACTGATTGGCAAACTGCGGGGGTTTTTCAGCAGGCACCAAATCCGACTGCACAACCATTTCGGTTACAAGCCACTGACTGGCCGTTGACATTTCGACGCTGGCAAAGTGACGATCGCTTGGCTTTGAAAGGGCATGGTCATCAGTCAGTCCGGCGAATTTTAATTGATCAAAAGGTCCCAGTGGCCCAGCGATCGACGGCGATGGTGCTGGTTACTGCACAAGGGACTGTTTTGTGGCTTGTTGGGCACAAGTTCAGTTACCGGGCGCCGGATGTTGGTCACCAAACAGTGTTTTTAGCCTTAAAACATACGGAGTTGAAAGGAGTACATCTGAAACGATGA
- the pth gene encoding aminoacyl-tRNA hydrolase, whose protein sequence is MKMIVGLGNIGPKYAQTRHNVGFMIVDQLAEQLAVPFKTSKFEAEVATGFVNGEKVLLVKPSTYMNDSGRAVGPLMTYYQLVASDLLVVHDDLDLPVGKVRLKQKGSAGGHNGIKSILSHVGDPTFKRVKVGIEHPQKMSVVDYVLGKFTPTQQPLVADAKITAAAAIEAWLAGTDFATLMNQYN, encoded by the coding sequence ATGAAAATGATTGTTGGTTTAGGTAATATTGGGCCGAAGTATGCCCAAACGCGGCATAATGTTGGGTTTATGATTGTTGATCAGTTAGCCGAGCAACTCGCGGTACCGTTTAAAACGAGTAAATTTGAAGCGGAAGTGGCGACTGGTTTTGTTAATGGTGAAAAAGTCTTACTGGTTAAGCCATCTACTTATATGAATGATTCTGGCCGGGCAGTTGGCCCATTAATGACGTATTATCAGCTAGTAGCATCAGATTTACTAGTGGTGCATGATGACTTAGATTTACCGGTCGGCAAAGTACGTTTGAAACAAAAGGGTTCAGCCGGTGGTCATAATGGGATTAAGAGCATCCTTAGCCATGTGGGGGACCCAACGTTTAAGCGGGTTAAAGTGGGCATTGAACATCCGCAAAAGATGAGTGTTGTCGACTATGTCCTTGGCAAGTTCACGCCAACGCAACAGCCGTTAGTGGCAGATGCTAAAATCACAGCCGCAGCAGCGATTGAAGCATGGTTAGCTGGGACTGATTTTGCAACGCTCATGAATCAGTACAATTAA